AATGCCGAAGGTTTTCTTTTGCAGCGCACTGTGGGCGGTTTGGTGCTGGTTCCGACCCGTGACGGGCAGCCGTTGTCGCAGCAGGAATATGGCGAATTGGATGAAAAGGAACAGCAGGAACTTGAAGAGAAGGGCGGCCGTTTGCAGGAAATGCTTAACGATACCCTGCGACAGATTGTGGAGTTGGAGAAACGGCTGCGTATTTCTCTGCATGAAATGGAAAAGAATTTTCTGAATACGGCCTTGCAGCATTTGTTCGAGGACCTGGAAGAGAAGTACAAAGATCACGCCAGGGTGCTGGAACATTTAGGTAACTGCCGCGCGGACCTTCTCAACAGGGCCGACGAATTTCGCCCCAGCCAGGGCCCGCAGGTGGCTCTCGGCGGTATGCGTACGGGTCGCCAGGAACCTTCCTTCGATCAGTATCGGGTGAACCTGTTGGTCGATAACGGTGCCCTCGAAGGGGCGCCGGTCGTCTATGAACCCAATCCTACCTATTTCAACCTTTTTGGCCGTATCGAACACATCATCCAGATGGGCAATGCCACGACCAATTTCACCATGATCAAATCGGGGGCTCTGCATCGTGCCAACGGCGGTTACCTGATTGTCGATTGTCGTGAGGTCCTTATCAATCTGTTCTCCTATGAAGCCATCAAGCGCTGCCTGCGCCACGGCGAAATCAAGATCGAGGATATGGCGGAGCAGTATCGCCTGATCGCCACGGTGTCCTTGAAACCGGAGCCGATTCCCTTGAAATGTAAACTGGTGATGATCGGTTTGCCCATGTTTTATTACCTGCTTTACCAGTTGGATCCGGATTTTCGCAAATATTTCAAAGTCAAATCCGATTTTAACAGCATCATGAAAAATACATGGGAGAATGTGCAGCATTATGCTTTGTTTATCGCAACTCAATGCCGCAAGGAAGGTATGCTGCATTTTTCCCCTGAAGGCGTGGCCAGCGTGGTCGAATATGCCGCCCGCCTGGCCGAAGATAAAAATCGCCTGTCCTGCCGTTTCATGGATCTGTCCGATCTGATCCGGGAGGCTTCGTTTTACGCGGTGCGTAACCGGGCGGAAAAGGTGGAACGCAGTCATGTGGAATTGGCCGTGGAGTCCAAGGAGTATCGCTCCAACAAGCTCGAGCAACTGGTGCAGGAGTTTATTGAAGACGGGCGCATCCTGGTCGATACCGCCGGAGAGGTGGTCGGTCAGATCAACGGCCTGGCGGTGTATCTGATGGGCGATTATTCTTTCGGCAAACCTTCGCGTATTACCGTGCGTACCTTTATGGGCAAGGGAGGCGTGATTAATATCGAACGCGAGGCCAAACTTTCCGGGCCTGTTTACGATAAGGGCGTGCTTATCTTGTCCGGTTTTATCGGCGATCGATATGCTCAGGATAAACCTCTCACCCTGGCCGCGTCGATCTGCTTCGAGCAATCCTACTCAGGCGTCGAAGGGGACAGCGCATCGGCTGCGGAATTGTTCGGTTTGCTGTCTTCTTTAGCCGGTCTGCCTTTGCGTCAGGGGATCGCTGTCACCGGATCTGTCAATCAGCGCGGTCAGTTGCAGCCGATAGGCGGCGTCAATGAAAAGATCGAAGGTTTTTATGCCGTTTGCAAAGCCAAGGGCTTTACCGGTCAGCAGGGGGTGCTGATTCCGGACCAGAACAGGCAGAATCTGATGCTCAAGCAGGAGGTTGTCGACGCTGTAGAAGCCGGGCAATTTCATGTATGGGCGGTGCGGCATATTGACGAGGGGCTGGAAATACTTACCGGCATACCGGCCGGCCAGCAACTTGAAGATGGGACATGGCCCGAGGGAACGGTGAATTATCGCGTCAATGCCCGACTGGAGGACATGGTCAAAGGGCTGCAGAAATTTGCTCGTCCCGAAGAAAAAAACTCGCAATCATAAGACCCAACCGGCGCTAGCCGGACAGATAGACGCTGGAAAACGGCATGGGGTTTCGACCCTTTGCCGTTTTTTTTGGTTTTTGTGCACGATCGGGACGTGCCGGCGCGGGTTGTTTCTTCTTGACGGGCTGTGAGGATGGTTGCGGATCGAGAATTTGGCCAAAAAATAATCAGAAACAAATTTTAATCACCAGTTTGCTCAAAATTTAAGCCGCTTTTTTAGGCGGTCTCGTGTAAGTACTTGAAATTACATGTTTATAAAAGTTGGTACGACCTATGCGATAGGTAAAGGCATGCGCGCAAAAATCCCTTGGGGGGATGCATTGTTTTCATGACAGGTATGGCATGGCCGACCTGTAATAAAAAACGGTGGCGGGTCTTTCCGGAAGCCCGCCACCCCGAACCTCTTCACCAGAGGCGTCAAAGGAGACAAACCGATGAAAAAGATCGAATGCATCATCAAGCCTTTCAAACTGGAAGATGTCAAAGAGGCCCTGGCAGATATGGGAATCAGCGGCATGACGGTCAGCGAGGTGCGAGGCTTCGGACGGCAAAAAGGTCATACCGAACTGTATCGTGGGGCTGAGTATCAGATTGACTTTATTCCCAAAATCAAGGTGGAGCTGGTCATTGCCGCCGAACGTGTTAACGAGGTTGTTAACATCGTCCGGAACGCCGCTCAAACCGGGACCATCGGTGACGGTAAGATTTTTGTCTACGATATCGAGCAGACGGTTCGCATTCGTACCGGCGAAACCGGTCCGGAAGCCCTTTAAGCCGCTATTTGCAACACAACAAGGAGGAAGATAGACATGAAAAAGTGGGCAAGTATTTTGGGCGCCGGCCTGCTGCTGGCTTTACCGGCTCTGGGTTGGGCCGAAGACGCACCCCTCACCGCCGATGCGGTGCAGAACAACCTTAACTTTGTCTGGACGTTGATTGCCGCGTTCATGGTTTTCATCATGCAGGCCGGTTTTGCCATGGTGGAAGTCGGCTTCACCCGTGCTAAAAACGCCTGCAATATCCTGATGAAGAACATGATGGACTTCTCTGCCGGTGCCATCGGTTTCTGGGCGGTCGGTTTCGGCCTGATGTTCGGAACCACCAACGGTTTCTTCGGTACCACCGATTTCTTTTTTAGCGGTGCTACCGGTGATGCCGAAGCCTGGAACTACGCTTTCTGGATGTTTCAGACCGTGTTTGCCGCTACCGCAGCCACCATCATTTCCGGTGCCGTAGCCGAACGTACCAAGTTCAGCGCCTATCTGGTTTACTCGGTGCTGGTTTCGGCCTTTGTTTATCCCATTTTCGGCAGCTGGGCCTGGGGCAGCCTCTACAACGGCAGCGGCTGGCTCGAAGGTCTCGGCTTCATCGATTTCGCCGGCTCGACCGTGGTTCACTCCATGGGTGGCTGGCTTGCCTTGGCCGGCGCCATCGTCGTCGGTCCCCGTATCGGCAAGTTTGATAAAGCGGGCAACGTCAAGCCCATCCCCGGTCACAATATCCCGTTGGCCGCTCTGGGCGTATTCATCCTGTGGTTCGGCTGGTACGGTTTTAACCCCGGATCCACCACCGTCGGTGACACTTCCATAGCTTTGATTGCCGTAACCACCACCCTGGCCGCTGCTGCCGGTGCCATTACCGCCATGCTCGCCACCTGGCTGAAGTACGGCAAAAGCGATATCGGTATGACCTTGAACGGTGCCTTGGCCGGCCTGGTCGGCATTACCGCCGGTTGCGCCAACGTTAGCCCGCTGTCGGCTGTGATTATCGGCGGCATTGCCGGCGTACTGGTCCTCTTCTCGGTTCTGTTCTTCGACAAGATCAAGGTTGACGATCCGGTTGGTGCCGTTTCCGTTCATGGTGTTTGCGGCGCCTGGGGTACCCTCGCTGCCGGGCTGTTCGATAGCGCCGGCTTCTCCCTGAAGACCGTAGGCGTGCAGTTGACCGGTATCGGTGCCTGTTTCGTTTTCGCCTTCGGTGTCGGCCTGATCATGTTCAAACTGATCGATGTGGTTATCGGCATGCGCGTATCCAAGGAAGAAGAAATGGCCGGTCTCGATTACACCGAGCACGGTGCTTCGGCTTACCCCGATTTCCAGACTGTCCGTCTCGGTACGGTATTCGCCCCCGGTCAGGAAAATGTGAACGGTCCTAAATAATAATGAACAATGCCCTTTCCCGGATGGCAATGGTTGCTGTCCGGGAGGGACTTTTCAAGGAGGAAATTCATGATGAAAAGATGGAGTGTTTCGTTGTTGGTCGCCGCTGTTGTCGCTTTCGGCCTGGTTGCCCAGGCTGGCGCCGCAGTAATCGAAGTTGAAGGCGATGCCTATGTCGGTGTGTTTGATAAGTACCTGTGGCGCGGATTCGACCTCAGCGGCGGTATGCCGGTTGCTCAAGCCGGTGCCGACCTGTCGACCCACGGCTTTACTCTGGGCTATTGGAGCAACTTGCAGCTCAAAGGCGATGATGGATTGCCCGCTGGGGAAATTACCGAGACCGATATCGTTGTGAGCTACGCCCATGATTTCGGTGACATGCTTTCCGTAACCGTTGGTGATATCTGGTACCAGCTCGAAGGCATTGAGGACACCAACGAGTTGTTTGTCAATGCGACGGTCAATACTCTGCTGGCCCCGACTGTAAGCATGTACTACGATTGGGATGCTGCCGAAGAAGACGGCCTGTTCTTCACTTTCGATGTCAGCCATTCCCTCGAACTTATGGACAGCCTGACCTTGAACATGGGTGCCCTGGTTTCCTATAACCTGCATAGCGACTATTCGATTGGCGACTACAGCGGTTTCCATAATGTCGAAGCGAGCATCAGCTTCGATTATGCCCTGTCCGATCAGTTTACGATCAGCCCGTCTTTCGTGTTCTCGACTCCTATTTGTTCAGGGGCCAAAGATGCTATCGATACCGAAACCCTGGGTGGTGTAACCCTGACCTTCGCGTTTTAATCGGCATCTTTAAAAGCTGTAATATCGACAAAAGCGTCGCCCTTCAGTACAATGGAGGGCGACGTTTTTTATTGTAATGGACTGCCGGGACGTCATGGGGCAGGTTTTGTATTCGGAAGGAGACAATGGTGATGGCTGAAGGCCGCCGAAAGGGCGTATTGGGGGAGTTTTATCGTGGCTTGGCTTATGTTCCTCGGGCCGTGCATTTTTTGCGGCATCATATGGGATTATTGAAGTATCTGGTCATCCCTTTTATAATTAACGTCTTGACCTTTTCGCTGGCGGTTTTCCTCGGCATGAAATTTTTCGGTCGCATTGTCGACGGCCTGCCTCAAGGCGATGCCTGGTATTTTGTGCTGCTTTACGGCGTGTTGTGGGTGTTGGCCGGGCTGGTGGCTGCGATCCTGGTTTTTTTCACGTTTACCGTGATCGGCAACCTGATTGCCGCCCCGTTTAACGGCCTGCTGTCCGAGCGGGTGGAAATTTTGCTCACCGGCAACCTTCCGGATATGCCCTTTACCCTGAAAGGTGTTTTGCGCGATACCGGTCGCAGTCTTGTTGTCGAAGCCAAAAAAATGCTCCTGTTCATTCTCGTCATGGCGCTGCTGCTGTTGTTGAATCTGCTGCCTGTGGTCGGAACGTTTCTCTATGCCGTTTGCACCCTGGGTTTGACGCTGTTTTTTTTGGCCTGGGAATACCTCAGTTTCGTGCACGAGCGCAAACCGATGAATTTCTCCCGTCAGTGGCACTACCTTATGAAGCGTAAAACGCTTTTGCTCGGTTTTTCCACCGGCGTGCTGGCTTTGCTGGCCATCCCGTTTTTGCAGTTGTTGTGCATACCCTTTGCCGTGGTTGCGGCAACATTGCTGTGGTGCGAAGAGCAGGCCGGGCACCGACTTTCTGTATGACAATTCCCCAACTGGTCAGCGCTTGTGCTATACTGGATAAATCCTCGAAGTACCGGTGATCTTTAGGCTTCGTTAGTGCGGTATGCAATAACGAGAACGAACCGTCCATATGGAGGATTTATGACCAAACGGGAAAACAGGCAACAGGGTGTAAAAAAGCAGGTGGATACCGAAATTTTGCGGCGCACCATGCGCTTGGACGAAGATCTGGAAATCATGGACCGCCATGCGGCGGATCTTTACGGCGTCGAAGAGCAGGAGCTCGATTCCATGCGTCGTTGGGATCGCGAGCATAAAAATGCACGCCTGCACAGTGTGCCGCGTCACTTGAAACATACGCGTTGAATGTATGCTCCGATATCAAAACGGGGAGCCCCTTGGGAACTCCCCGTTTTTTATGTGCTGAAAGCTACGGCCTTTGACGTGGTTGCTGTGTCAGAGAATCGTAAGGCATGACATGCTGATAGTGAAAGTTACCCTTCGTCGGGCTTTTCTTCCTCTTCTGGCGCGTCTTCCTGTTTGATGGCTTCGATATCGGCTTCCAGCTGCGCAGCCCGGTTTTTTAAGTCATCCAGTTTGGCCAGAAGTTTGGTGACGGCTTCGCTTTCCATGACGGCAACGACGCCGTTTTCGCGCAATTCGTCGATTTCCTTGCCGAGATCGCTGTGAGCCGAGGTGATTTTTCTGTGAATCGTAGCCAGGTCAACCTTTTTTTGCACAATACGTTTGTATTTGCTGGCCTGGAAGCTGGCAATATGGAGAGTTTTTCGGGTTGAATCCCAGATTTTTTCGGTTGTGGTTTTTTTCTTTTCGCCGGAATCGTTCTGTTCGTTCATGTCAACCTCCAGAGTTTGGCAATCATTGATAATGTGCTAAAAATATTAGCATCTCCGCAAACGGCGTCAAGCTTGTTATGCTAGCCTGTGTCAACGAACAGGGCAGGACGGCAGTTTTGCGGATATTAATTGAGGGGGAAGTACAATGGAAGCAAGTGTAGGACAAGCGGGTAAAACCAAATTTCAAATCGATCTGCGGCGGTATCTGCGGGAAGATGGTGAAGACGAGGGCCTTATTCACCTGATCTGCGAAATCGCGGAGGCCTCCAAATATATCGTCAATTCCATTCGCACCGGCGATCTCGGCGTGGCCGGTACGTCGAATCTCTACGGCGAGGAACAACTGGCGCTCGATGTGCTCTCGGATCGCATTCTGCGTAAACGGCTGGCCAAGTCGGGGGTGGTCAGCAATATCGTGTCGGAAGAAACCAACGATATCGTTTTTGTCGCTCCGCATCGCACGGGCAATTATTCGGTCTCTTACGATCCCCTGGATGGCTCGTCGCTGGTCGATGTCAATCTGGCAGTGGGGACGATTGTCTCCATTTATAAGGGCAGCGATCTTATGCAGCCGGGCAATAAGCAGGCCGCGGCGCTTTACATCCTTTACGGTCCCCGAACCACCCTGGTCTATACGACCGGCAACGGCGTGCATGAATTCGGCATGAATCAGTTGATGGAATATACGTTGTTGCGGCGCAATATTCGCATGGAGTCGAAAGCCTCTATTTATGCGCCTGGCGGGTTGCGCAGTCTGTATACGGACGGAACCGACAAGTTTGTCCGGCAATTGGAAACCAACGGCGTTAAGTTGCGATACAGCGGCGGACTGGTACCGGATATCAATCAGATGCTCATGAAGGGCAAGGGGATCTTTTTCTACCCCCATTTGCAAAACGCTCCCCAGGGTAAATTGCGTCTGCTGTTCGAACTCAATCCCATGGCGTTTTTGATGGAACAGGCCGGTGGCGCCGCTTCCAACGGTCACCAGCGCATTCTCGATTTGGTTCCGCAACAGTTCGATGAGCGCAGTCCTTTTTTCTGTGGCTGCCGGGAAGATGTGGAGTTGGCGGAAACGTTGATTCGGGAGGAAAAACAGATCCGTTAGGAAGAACAAATAGAATCGTCGGTACGAAAAACGGGGACCCGAAGGTCCCCGTTTTTTTTGCTTCAGTCGAGCAGGGCTTTAACCTGTTCGAAGCCTGTGTTGAAGGCTTTTTTGTTGAGTTCCACAAAGGCCTCGGGAACCCGTCGCAATACGGCTTTTTCGCCGGATTCACGTTTGACGATGCCGGTCAGTGCGACCATGGCGCCGAGGGCGACCACATTTGCAACGATGGCGCGTCCGATATCGTTTTTGGCGGTATTGATGATGGGGAACCGGTAAATCTTGAAGTCGCCTGCAGGCGGCTTTTTGACGAAGTCGGTATCCAGCAGCAACAGCCCGCCCGGCTTGATGGTGTCCGCATACTTGTCGGCAGCTTCCTGGGTGAGGGCCAGACAGGCGTCGACCAGGGTGGCTTTGGGGTAATCGATGGGTGCATCGGAAATGATAACTTCCGATTTGGAGGCGCCTCCCCGCGCTTCGGGGCCGTAGCTCTGGGACTGAACCGCATACTGATCTTCTACGATGGATGCGGCTTCCGCCAGGATAATCCCAGCCGTGATAAGCCCCTGTCCCCCGGCACCGGAAAAGCGTATTTCATAACGATTGGACATGATTTCTCCTTTCTCGGCACCGATTAGAGGTTCTGAGCGCGCTTCACGACCTCGGCGTATTGTTCGCAATATTCCGGGCGCTCCTCGCGGTGCAGGATGCCGGTGACGATTTTGCCTTCCAGGTCTTCTTTGGCCATGGTGGCTGCCTTGGCGACCGGAACGGCCAGTTCCTTGAAGCGTTTCATCATGTCGACGACGGACCGGAACTTGTTACGGCGACCGTAGGTGGTGGGGCAATCGTCAAGGACTTCGATAACCGCCATCCCTTTGTGACGGATGCCTTCGGCGATCAGTTTGTCGATCTGCGTTGCATGGAAAGAGGTGGTTCGCGCAACGAAGGTGGCGCCGGCACCGATGGCGAGCTTGCTGATGTCGAACACCGGGTCCGGATTGCCGTAAGGCGTGGTCGAGGCCCGGTCTCCGGTGGGGGTACAGGGCGAGAACTGCCCGCCCGTCATGCCGTAGATGAAGTTGTTGCAGATGACGTAGGTCATATCGATATTGCGACGGCAGGCATGGATGAAATGGTTGCCGCCGATGGCGACACCGTCGCCGTCGCCGCCGACCACAAGCACGTTCATTTCCGGCTTGGCCATTTTGATGCCGGTGGCGAAAGCCGCGGCACGGCCATGAGCGGTATGCAGCGTATTGAAATCGACATAACCGGGCAGCCGACTGGCACAACCGATGCCGGATACGATAGCGGTATTGTCCTTGTCCAGTTCGCAGGTATCGATAGCCCGCAACAGCCCCTTGAGGATAATGCCGTGGCCGCAGCCAGGACACCAGATATGGGGCAGTTTTCCGGGGCGCAGATATTTTTCGTAATCAAATGCCATGGCTAGCAGACCTCCTTGACTTTATCGATGATCTGGGAGGGGCTGATCGGTTCTCCATCGACCCGGCCGATGCCGTGCAGGGCGCAGGAGCCTTTGGTCACGCGCTCCACTTCAAGGATCATCTGGCCCAGATTCATTTCCGGAACGATGATGGTTTTTGTCTGGTCGGCCAATTCGGCGATGCGGCGCTCCGGGAAAGGCCACAGGGTGATGGGGCGGAACAGGCCGGCCTTGACTCCC
This DNA window, taken from Syntrophotalea carbinolica DSM 2380, encodes the following:
- a CDS encoding 2-oxoacid:ferredoxin oxidoreductase subunit beta, whose product is MAFDYEKYLRPGKLPHIWCPGCGHGIILKGLLRAIDTCELDKDNTAIVSGIGCASRLPGYVDFNTLHTAHGRAAAFATGIKMAKPEMNVLVVGGDGDGVAIGGNHFIHACRRNIDMTYVICNNFIYGMTGGQFSPCTPTGDRASTTPYGNPDPVFDISKLAIGAGATFVARTTSFHATQIDKLIAEGIRHKGMAVIEVLDDCPTTYGRRNKFRSVVDMMKRFKELAVPVAKAATMAKEDLEGKIVTGILHREERPEYCEQYAEVVKRAQNL
- a CDS encoding EI24 domain-containing protein yields the protein MAEGRRKGVLGEFYRGLAYVPRAVHFLRHHMGLLKYLVIPFIINVLTFSLAVFLGMKFFGRIVDGLPQGDAWYFVLLYGVLWVLAGLVAAILVFFTFTVIGNLIAAPFNGLLSERVEILLTGNLPDMPFTLKGVLRDTGRSLVVEAKKMLLFILVMALLLLLNLLPVVGTFLYAVCTLGLTLFFLAWEYLSFVHERKPMNFSRQWHYLMKRKTLLLGFSTGVLALLAIPFLQLLCIPFAVVAATLLWCEEQAGHRLSV
- a CDS encoding 2-oxoacid:acceptor oxidoreductase family protein translates to MSNRYEIRFSGAGGQGLITAGIILAEAASIVEDQYAVQSQSYGPEARGGASKSEVIISDAPIDYPKATLVDACLALTQEAADKYADTIKPGGLLLLDTDFVKKPPAGDFKIYRFPIINTAKNDIGRAIVANVVALGAMVALTGIVKRESGEKAVLRRVPEAFVELNKKAFNTGFEQVKALLD
- a CDS encoding class 1 fructose-bisphosphatase is translated as MEASVGQAGKTKFQIDLRRYLREDGEDEGLIHLICEIAEASKYIVNSIRTGDLGVAGTSNLYGEEQLALDVLSDRILRKRLAKSGVVSNIVSEETNDIVFVAPHRTGNYSVSYDPLDGSSLVDVNLAVGTIVSIYKGSDLMQPGNKQAAALYILYGPRTTLVYTTGNGVHEFGMNQLMEYTLLRRNIRMESKASIYAPGGLRSLYTDGTDKFVRQLETNGVKLRYSGGLVPDINQMLMKGKGIFFYPHLQNAPQGKLRLLFELNPMAFLMEQAGGAASNGHQRILDLVPQQFDERSPFFCGCREDVELAETLIREEKQIR
- a CDS encoding P-II family nitrogen regulator, which translates into the protein MKKIECIIKPFKLEDVKEALADMGISGMTVSEVRGFGRQKGHTELYRGAEYQIDFIPKIKVELVIAAERVNEVVNIVRNAAQTGTIGDGKIFVYDIEQTVRIRTGETGPEAL
- a CDS encoding TorF family putative porin, with translation MMKRWSVSLLVAAVVAFGLVAQAGAAVIEVEGDAYVGVFDKYLWRGFDLSGGMPVAQAGADLSTHGFTLGYWSNLQLKGDDGLPAGEITETDIVVSYAHDFGDMLSVTVGDIWYQLEGIEDTNELFVNATVNTLLAPTVSMYYDWDAAEEDGLFFTFDVSHSLELMDSLTLNMGALVSYNLHSDYSIGDYSGFHNVEASISFDYALSDQFTISPSFVFSTPICSGAKDAIDTETLGGVTLTFAF
- a CDS encoding Lon protease family protein — translated: MEQFKLSPQELFWKCDAAQFEFSSTDELRFLEETIGQERALTAIEFGLSIDSNGFNIFVLGESGTGRSSTIKRVLERRCKDEPVPDDWCYVHDFKNADRPNCVRLAAGLGKTFQGDMETLISHLAEAIPRLFESKEYEQAKNSITQESQEKNKKLVQELEAKVNAEGFLLQRTVGGLVLVPTRDGQPLSQQEYGELDEKEQQELEEKGGRLQEMLNDTLRQIVELEKRLRISLHEMEKNFLNTALQHLFEDLEEKYKDHARVLEHLGNCRADLLNRADEFRPSQGPQVALGGMRTGRQEPSFDQYRVNLLVDNGALEGAPVVYEPNPTYFNLFGRIEHIIQMGNATTNFTMIKSGALHRANGGYLIVDCREVLINLFSYEAIKRCLRHGEIKIEDMAEQYRLIATVSLKPEPIPLKCKLVMIGLPMFYYLLYQLDPDFRKYFKVKSDFNSIMKNTWENVQHYALFIATQCRKEGMLHFSPEGVASVVEYAARLAEDKNRLSCRFMDLSDLIREASFYAVRNRAEKVERSHVELAVESKEYRSNKLEQLVQEFIEDGRILVDTAGEVVGQINGLAVYLMGDYSFGKPSRITVRTFMGKGGVINIEREAKLSGPVYDKGVLILSGFIGDRYAQDKPLTLAASICFEQSYSGVEGDSASAAELFGLLSSLAGLPLRQGIAVTGSVNQRGQLQPIGGVNEKIEGFYAVCKAKGFTGQQGVLIPDQNRQNLMLKQEVVDAVEAGQFHVWAVRHIDEGLEILTGIPAGQQLEDGTWPEGTVNYRVNARLEDMVKGLQKFARPEEKNSQS
- a CDS encoding ammonium transporter; translation: MKKWASILGAGLLLALPALGWAEDAPLTADAVQNNLNFVWTLIAAFMVFIMQAGFAMVEVGFTRAKNACNILMKNMMDFSAGAIGFWAVGFGLMFGTTNGFFGTTDFFFSGATGDAEAWNYAFWMFQTVFAATAATIISGAVAERTKFSAYLVYSVLVSAFVYPIFGSWAWGSLYNGSGWLEGLGFIDFAGSTVVHSMGGWLALAGAIVVGPRIGKFDKAGNVKPIPGHNIPLAALGVFILWFGWYGFNPGSTTVGDTSIALIAVTTTLAAAAGAITAMLATWLKYGKSDIGMTLNGALAGLVGITAGCANVSPLSAVIIGGIAGVLVLFSVLFFDKIKVDDPVGAVSVHGVCGAWGTLAAGLFDSAGFSLKTVGVQLTGIGACFVFAFGVGLIMFKLIDVVIGMRVSKEEEMAGLDYTEHGASAYPDFQTVRLGTVFAPGQENVNGPK